One Archocentrus centrarchus isolate MPI-CPG fArcCen1 chromosome 14, fArcCen1, whole genome shotgun sequence DNA window includes the following coding sequences:
- the LOC115792613 gene encoding chromatin complexes subunit BAP18-like gives MTSASAKVGEIFSAAGAAFTKLGELTMQLHPVSDSSPAGAKWTETEIEMLRLAVRRFGDDLNNISTVIKERTVAQIKSTVKRKLYEDSRVPISSESPKKAVKKAAVAMTPAPAPAAPAMISVPTSQVVVSTGMQSSPSLAPPIKKQKTADVTLSALNDSDVNSDLVDIEGLGDGSSNKKLNFDQESLNLDSSLIMNSSDLPLLSR, from the exons ATGACGTCAGCCTCTGCTAAG GTGGGTGAGATCTTCTCAGCAGCTGGAGCTGCTTTCACCAAGCTGGGCGAGCTGACCATGCAGCTCCACCCGGTGTCTGACTCCAGCCCTgcagg GGCCAAATGGACAGAGACGGAGATCGAGATGCTGCGATTGGCCGTGCGTCGGTTTGGAGACGACCTCAACAACATCAGCACCGTGATCAAAGAGCGCACAGT aGCTCAGATAAAGAGCACGGTGAAGAGGAAGCTGTACGAGGACAGCCGGGTCCCCATTTCCTCCGAGTCTCCCAAGAAGGCCGTCAAGAAAGCTGCAGTTGCCATGACGCCGGCCCCGGCTCCCGCTGCGCCCGCCATGATATCCGTGCCGACCTCACAGGTCGTTGTTTCGACGGGAATGCAGAGCAGCCCCTCCCTGGCCCCGCCCATCAAGAAGCAGAAGACGGCAG ATGTGACACTCAGCGCTCTGAACGACTCGGACGTTAACAGCGATCTGGTGGACATCGAAGGCCTCGGCGACGGCTCCTCCAACAAGAAGCTGAACTTTGATCAAG AGAGCCTCAACCTGGACTCCAGCCTCATCATGAACTCCAGTGACCTCCCCCTCCTGTCtcgctga